The following coding sequences are from one Bifidobacterium sp. window:
- the glyA gene encoding serine hydroxymethyltransferase, whose product MTNESLVQAADTTDAVNIFNAPISQADPEIATILDAELSRQQDGLEMIASENFVPRAVLQAQGSVLTNKYAEGYPGRRYYGGCEQVDKIESIAQQRAKDLFGAEYANVQPHSGAQANAAVYQALVKPGDTILGLALDHGGHLTHGMKINFSGRFYHAEAYGVNPETFRIDPEIIRQRALETHPAMIIGGWSAYPRIEDFKAMKEIADEVGAKFWVDMAHFAGLVAAGLHPSPVPFADVVSSTAHKTLGGPRSGFILAKEEYAKKLNSAVFPGQQGGPLMHVIAGKAVAFGVAGTPAFKNRMERTLEGAKLIAERLNAEDVAANGISVLTGGTDVHLVMVDLRNSELDGQQGEDLLASIGITINRNTVPFDPRPASVASGLRIGTAALATRGFGSKEFEEVADIIGTALAAGKNADVDTLKGRVDKLVADFPLYPDLNQTR is encoded by the coding sequence ATGACCAACGAGTCCCTTGTGCAGGCTGCGGACACCACTGACGCCGTCAACATCTTCAATGCACCGATTTCACAGGCTGATCCAGAAATTGCGACAATTCTTGATGCCGAGCTATCTCGACAGCAAGATGGCCTTGAGATGATTGCCTCTGAGAATTTTGTTCCCCGAGCCGTTTTGCAAGCGCAGGGCTCAGTGTTGACCAATAAATATGCCGAAGGTTACCCTGGCCGACGCTATTATGGCGGTTGCGAGCAAGTGGACAAAATCGAGTCCATTGCCCAGCAGCGTGCCAAGGATCTCTTCGGCGCAGAATATGCTAACGTGCAACCACACTCAGGTGCGCAAGCGAATGCGGCAGTTTACCAAGCGTTAGTCAAACCAGGGGACACCATTCTTGGACTTGCACTTGATCACGGTGGGCATCTCACTCATGGTATGAAAATCAACTTCTCTGGTCGTTTCTATCATGCTGAGGCATACGGTGTAAATCCCGAGACCTTCCGTATTGATCCTGAAATCATTCGTCAACGCGCTTTGGAAACGCATCCTGCAATGATTATCGGTGGTTGGAGCGCCTACCCTCGTATCGAAGATTTCAAAGCCATGAAAGAGATAGCTGACGAGGTTGGCGCGAAGTTCTGGGTTGATATGGCTCATTTTGCTGGACTTGTCGCAGCAGGCCTTCACCCGAGCCCAGTACCTTTTGCTGACGTAGTTTCCTCAACAGCACACAAAACACTTGGCGGACCGCGGTCTGGTTTCATTCTCGCCAAGGAAGAGTATGCCAAGAAGCTCAATTCAGCTGTATTCCCAGGGCAGCAGGGTGGCCCTTTGATGCATGTAATCGCAGGCAAAGCAGTAGCTTTTGGCGTAGCTGGAACTCCGGCTTTCAAAAATCGTATGGAGCGCACACTTGAAGGTGCAAAACTCATCGCTGAGCGCTTGAATGCCGAGGATGTGGCAGCCAATGGCATCAGCGTACTTACTGGTGGTACTGATGTGCATCTGGTAATGGTGGATTTGCGTAATAGTGAGCTCGATGGTCAGCAGGGTGAGGATCTGCTAGCCAGCATCGGCATCACTATTAACCGCAACACTGTGCCCTTCGACCCACGTCCAGCTTCTGTGGCTTCGGGTCTACGTATCGGCACGGCAGCTCTAGCTACAAGAGGTTTTGGTAGCAAAGAATTCGAGGAAGTGGCAGATATTATTGGTACTGCGTTGGCAGCTGGTAAGAATGCTGATGTCGACACGCTTAAAGGACGTGTTGACAAGCTGGTAGCTGATTTCCCGCTGTATCCTGATCTGAATCAAACGAGATAG
- a CDS encoding glutamate-5-semialdehyde dehydrogenase: MTNAATVASVPVDNKESLDPQIFDQVCNMATAAAVAQQQLSKASSEAKNELLRDIADALIQDASDIESANDLDVRDAFESGMDEGLIDRLRFNAERIAGTAQGVRDVAALADPVGEIVRGNAMPNGMRLNQIRVPLGVIGMIYEARPNVTIDVATLALKSGNAVLLRGGHAAKRTNAAILNVISAVIERHGFQSALVASVDVFGRQGATAMMQARGYIDLLVPRGGAGLIRAVVEQSKVPVIETGAGNVHIYVDASGNLDKAVPIILNAKTQRVGVCNSAEKLLVHRDVAKKFIPIIAHALAMANVVLRVDESTYDIVSGLNNGKGIEGLDLEHANEDDWDTEYLALKMGVKIVDSMQEAIAHINAHSTGHTEAIIAENYSAIEEFTKSVDSAVIMVNASTRFTDGGMFGLGAELGISTQKMHARGPMGLRELTTTKWIGYGTGQVRA, from the coding sequence ATGACTAATGCGGCTACGGTTGCTTCAGTACCGGTTGATAATAAGGAGTCGCTAGATCCTCAAATCTTCGACCAAGTTTGCAATATGGCTACGGCTGCAGCTGTTGCTCAGCAACAGTTATCCAAGGCGAGTAGCGAGGCAAAAAATGAATTACTCAGAGATATTGCTGATGCTCTGATCCAAGATGCTTCTGACATCGAGTCAGCCAATGATCTCGACGTGCGAGATGCTTTTGAATCGGGTATGGATGAAGGATTGATTGATCGCCTGCGCTTTAATGCCGAGCGTATTGCCGGCACTGCACAAGGAGTGCGCGATGTTGCTGCCTTAGCTGATCCGGTGGGAGAGATTGTCAGGGGCAACGCCATGCCCAATGGTATGCGCTTGAATCAAATACGAGTGCCGCTCGGCGTGATAGGCATGATTTATGAGGCCCGTCCGAATGTCACTATTGATGTGGCTACTCTAGCTTTGAAATCTGGCAATGCTGTGCTGCTGAGAGGCGGCCATGCTGCAAAACGCACCAATGCAGCCATACTGAATGTGATTAGTGCTGTTATTGAACGTCATGGTTTCCAGAGCGCTTTAGTCGCTTCAGTTGATGTGTTTGGTCGTCAAGGTGCTACCGCGATGATGCAGGCGAGAGGCTATATCGATTTGTTGGTGCCGCGCGGGGGAGCAGGCCTAATTCGTGCGGTTGTTGAACAGTCCAAGGTTCCTGTGATAGAAACTGGCGCAGGAAATGTGCATATTTATGTCGATGCTTCCGGCAATCTCGATAAGGCCGTTCCTATTATTCTTAACGCCAAAACACAGCGCGTTGGCGTATGTAACTCTGCCGAAAAGCTTCTGGTTCACCGTGATGTGGCCAAGAAATTCATTCCGATTATTGCCCATGCGCTTGCTATGGCAAATGTGGTCCTCAGAGTTGATGAGAGTACTTACGACATCGTCTCTGGTCTCAATAACGGTAAGGGTATTGAGGGTTTGGATTTGGAACATGCAAACGAAGACGACTGGGATACCGAATACTTAGCGCTTAAGATGGGCGTGAAAATTGTGGATTCCATGCAGGAAGCTATTGCGCATATCAATGCACATTCAACTGGACATACCGAGGCAATCATCGCGGAGAATTATTCTGCGATTGAGGAATTCACCAAATCTGTTGATTCTGCAGTCATCATGGTTAATGCTTCAACACGTTTTACTGATGGCGGTATGTTTGGACTTGGCGCTGAGTTGGGTATTTCTACGCAGAAAATGCATGCCAGAGGGCCGATGGGATTGCGTGAGCTTACTACCACGAAATGGATTGGTTACGGAACTGGACAGGTACGTGCATGA
- a CDS encoding phosphoribosylglycinamide synthetase encodes MNEKIEQLFHDSSDKPTVWLRIAAERLSLVRYVFLVQIEDGIPSAAHRASLEYADAVLIGWPDEDAPEVNTPNDEGLSRVCEQISAMEGYIPRFRAQERSSDIDGLSDTLIRITECVAEVRRTYQPDFPLPTFAEIRRVVQEEWDEDMDKIEPMDVNPTAEDIERLTQSDEDSQEPHKN; translated from the coding sequence ATGAACGAAAAGATTGAGCAGCTGTTTCACGATTCTTCGGATAAACCAACAGTATGGCTACGTATTGCTGCTGAGCGTTTGAGCTTGGTGAGATACGTTTTTTTGGTGCAGATTGAGGATGGTATACCCTCTGCTGCTCATCGTGCATCACTCGAATATGCTGATGCTGTGCTTATTGGGTGGCCTGACGAGGATGCTCCTGAGGTAAACACTCCAAATGACGAAGGATTGAGCCGAGTCTGCGAGCAAATATCAGCTATGGAAGGATACATTCCACGGTTTAGAGCTCAAGAGAGGTCATCAGATATTGATGGCCTGTCAGATACGTTAATTCGCATTACTGAATGTGTTGCTGAGGTTAGACGCACCTATCAGCCAGATTTCCCATTACCAACGTTTGCAGAAATTCGGCGCGTGGTGCAAGAAGAATGGGATGAGGACATGGACAAGATTGAACCCATGGATGTCAACCCCACGGCAGAAGATATCGAACGTCTGACACAAAGCGATGAAGACTCGCAAGAGCCGCACAAGAACTAA
- the nadD gene encoding nicotinate-nucleotide adenylyltransferase: MTELSAGLISRESSRLSTRGNRHKVPRVGIMGGTFDPIHNGHLVAASEVAWVYDLDEVIFVPTGRPIFKLERAVTNPEDRYLMTVIATASNPKFTVSRVDIERPGATYTIDTLRDVHALRPDAELFFITGADAIAEIMRWKDTDKMWDLARFVAVSRPGYSSSLKGLDLPPDTVDTLEIPALSISSTDVRLRCTKSEPVWYLVPDGVVQYIAKHGLYGDA, translated from the coding sequence GTGACCGAGCTTTCAGCAGGGTTGATATCACGCGAGAGCAGCAGGCTCTCTACACGAGGTAATCGTCATAAGGTTCCCAGAGTGGGAATCATGGGTGGAACCTTCGATCCCATACATAACGGGCATTTGGTTGCCGCATCAGAAGTGGCGTGGGTCTACGACCTTGATGAGGTTATTTTTGTGCCCACCGGTCGACCGATTTTCAAGCTTGAACGAGCGGTGACTAATCCTGAAGATCGCTATCTGATGACAGTGATTGCTACGGCATCGAATCCCAAGTTCACGGTTTCTAGAGTCGATATTGAACGTCCGGGAGCCACGTACACTATCGATACGCTGAGGGATGTTCACGCGTTGCGACCAGATGCTGAACTGTTCTTCATTACTGGTGCTGATGCAATCGCTGAAATTATGCGGTGGAAAGACACAGACAAAATGTGGGATCTCGCCCGTTTTGTTGCTGTTTCTCGACCTGGCTATTCGTCAAGTCTCAAAGGTCTAGATTTGCCACCAGATACTGTGGATACGCTTGAAATCCCCGCTCTGTCTATTTCTTCAACTGATGTGAGACTCCGCTGCACCAAAAGTGAGCCAGTTTGGTATCTCGTTCCAGATGGTGTGGTGCAGTATATCGCCAAACATGGTTTGTATGGCGATGCCTAG
- a CDS encoding ribose-phosphate diphosphokinase: MVSTILEGNPDKNLILVTGRAHPKLASDVAEQLGIEVLETTAYDFANGEMYVRFTESVRGADVFVLQTHAAPINKAIMEQLIMIDALKRASARSITAVCPLVGYSRQDKKHRGREPISCRLMFDLLKTAGADRIMSVDLHAAQSQGFFDGPVDHLIAMPVLVDYVRDRLDLSNISVVSPDAGRIRVAEQWAQRLGGGPLAFIHKTRDITRPNKAVANRVVGDVKGKDCVLVDDLIDTGGTIVEACKVLREAGAKSITVVATHGVLSGPAVERLKSCGAREVVLTDTVPIPEEKRWDGLTVLSIAPLLASAIKAVFDDGSVAELFETYPEHHGQGFLFA; encoded by the coding sequence ATGGTGAGCACAATCCTCGAGGGAAATCCAGATAAAAACCTCATTTTGGTGACCGGTAGAGCGCATCCAAAACTAGCATCAGATGTGGCAGAACAACTCGGGATTGAGGTGTTGGAAACCACCGCATACGACTTCGCTAATGGCGAGATGTATGTGAGATTCACAGAATCTGTACGTGGTGCCGACGTTTTCGTCCTGCAGACTCATGCTGCGCCTATCAACAAGGCCATTATGGAGCAGCTCATCATGATTGATGCGCTCAAGCGTGCATCTGCGCGTTCCATTACCGCTGTTTGCCCTCTGGTTGGCTATTCTCGCCAAGATAAGAAGCATCGCGGCCGAGAGCCCATTTCTTGCCGCTTGATGTTTGATTTGCTTAAAACTGCTGGTGCTGACCGCATCATGTCAGTCGATTTGCATGCTGCACAGTCGCAGGGCTTCTTCGACGGGCCGGTTGACCATCTCATTGCTATGCCGGTGCTGGTGGATTATGTGCGTGACCGTCTCGATCTGAGCAACATCAGCGTGGTGTCGCCTGATGCGGGTCGTATCCGTGTTGCAGAACAATGGGCCCAGCGCTTAGGTGGCGGTCCACTTGCGTTCATCCACAAGACTCGCGACATTACCAGGCCAAACAAGGCTGTGGCCAACCGAGTCGTTGGCGATGTCAAGGGCAAGGATTGTGTGCTGGTTGATGATTTGATAGATACCGGTGGCACCATAGTCGAAGCTTGCAAGGTGCTGCGTGAAGCAGGTGCGAAGTCCATCACTGTTGTGGCGACTCACGGCGTGTTGTCTGGTCCAGCTGTGGAGCGACTCAAGTCTTGTGGAGCTCGTGAAGTTGTGTTGACTGATACTGTGCCTATTCCTGAAGAGAAGCGTTGGGATGGACTCACCGTGCTGTCTATCGCACCTCTACTGGCAAGTGCTATCAAGGCCGTATTTGACGACGGTTCGGTGGCAGAACTCTTTGAAACCTATCCAGAACATCATGGGCAGGGTTTCTTGTTCGCCTAA